TGAATACGCAGTGCTTGCTGTTTGAGCGTTTGCTGGCTCATATCTGAGACTATAGGTACAGATGGGTTGCCAGTTGATTGATTTGGAGTGCTGGCGTTGGATTCAGCAGAAGATTGGCACCCTGTGATTGCTAGCACTAAACCAAAACCCGCCGCGGTTGATAGCTTATAAAGATAAGACTGAAAAATATTAGAACGAGTAGATGGCATCATAACAATATCCTTATCGTAGCTTATTTAAGTCAATCCAAAACACATACTAGATTCAATGTATATTTACCAATCAATAGTACTAATAACGCATCAAAGTTTATAATGGTGCTGTGTAAACAGTGTTTTTTAATAAACTCGATAGACACAATTAAGCAGTAAAGTAGTAAAGTAGTAGTTTGTATGTGATTTAATGAATATAACACTTAAAACGTCATATTTCATGGAGGGTGCCATGCAAAAAATGATATTTTCTATAATGATACTCACAATAGGGTTTTCTGCTATCACGGCTACTGCTAATCTAACGCAGCCATTACAGACAGCTTTTGCCATGAAAATTGATACTGTCGCTAAGATGTACCAGCAGGATGTGAGTAATGAAGGAATGGATAACCCAGTGGTATTACAACAATATGCCAATCCGGATCTAAAGGCTGCCATGCAGCGTGAGCAAGATTACTTTGCTAAAGCGCAAACATCCTGTCATGTGGGTTATGATGTATTGTGGAATTCTCAAGATCCTGATTATGCACAAGACAAGCAATTTTCGGTGACGACCAGAGGTTTGGTTCAAGTCAGCTTAGCGCATGGCCATAATGTTTATTATGAATTGTCCTGTGATAATTCTGCGTGCCAAGTGGCAGATGTAATCTTAGACGAGGATGGAACATCTTTACGAGCGCATTTGCTTAAAAACTGTCCTTAATGGGAAATTAATATATCGACATCAAATAACTGCTAATAGAAATCAATGGGATGATTAGCAAATAGCATTATACAAAATATGATGTGCCCAAATTCTAAAGCCGTTGGTTTGTTTTCGCATAATGTATATTATGTTAAATAGGCTGTTTTAGAGTTGCTGATATATAGTGTCTATGAGAAATTTTTTAATTATTCGTCATAGTATATATCAAGATAATTAAAACAGTCATGTGAATAATTTGGGTTGGAACAAAAGCAAGTGCGTATTGAAAACCACCAGTAATTGCCGCATTAATTGATTTAGAAATTGCATGTGTAGCTAAACCTAATAATAAGGCGAGCAATAAAATATGGTTAGTTGGGTTCCCTTGCATTACTACGGCAGCCATTGCTGCATGTATCTCAAAGATAGAAGTAAGTACGGTTCCTGCAATAAGACCAGCGTCACCCAGCCATAAACTTAAACCATAAACAATTACTTGAATAATAGTAAGTGTAACTACAATGATACCTGCCTCTTTTAAACTAAACATGGGTGTATCAGTTAACTTAACTTTCTCTCCGGATCGAGTTTTTCTCATCAACCATATTCCAGGAATAATTAAAATTATTATTGCAATAATAGATGGGAATAATAAAATTTTAAGCCAAGTAAAACTTACACCTGCAACAATAATAAGAAGTTGTACCAATGTTGCGACACAGGATATAAGGGCAGCTCCAGCATTTTCTTTTGCATCTGCACGACCATGACGAACTTCTATTCCAAGGCTTGCAATCGTGGCTGTACTGGATACAAATCCTGATGCTAAAGCAGATAAAAACATGGCGTGGCGTGATGATAGAAGCCTCTTTGCCATATGTGCTAGTGCTTGAATTGCTAAAACCAATGTCAATAATTTTAAAATAATATAAGGATTTAGTACTGAACCCCAAAGAGCCCTATTGGGGGTTAAAGGAAGTGCAATTAAAAGTAAAGCAAGTAAAAAGATACCATCTTTGAATTCAAGCTCAGTAATCCATTTAGTCGCTACTCCATGCATTGAATGCTTTGTCATTAGAAGGAAGGTAAGGACTACTGTAAGTGCAGCTGCATAAGAAATATGCCATAAACATAGTCCACCTATAAAATAGGTGAGTATAAAAGCAAGTTCAGTTGTTACACCTGGATCTTCAATTTGTTTATTAATAGAGATGATACTTATACTACCTACTATCAATGCCCCTATGAGTCCTATAAAAAAACCGAAAGAAAAACAAATTGCCCCTAATAGAGAGCAAATTGCAAAAGATCTAATACCTGCAAAGCTGTGTTGATTTCCACGTTGTTTGCTACGCTCTCTTTCTAGACCAATGAGTAGTCCACAACCTAGTGCTGCAGTAGTTGCAGTAATTAAATTTTGGACAGGTTCAATCGTAAATGTATTAACAATTATGAAATTCATCCCACTCTCCATGACCCCTGCTGTCAAATCCGTATAACTAAACTTGGGAGGTTTTGATTACGCAGCATGACGATAAAAATCAAACTACACCTGTCTTGGTGATCTATAGCTAAAATCTAATACATGTATGTAGTTGTTCATTTTCATGAACTAAAAATAATTATTTATTCATAAAAATAAAGTATTTATCTTATATAACAATAGCTTGTATATAGTAAAATTAATGAACCTTATTTTACATAAACATAAACCCAATAAACTGTTTTAGAGTTAATGATAGCACGGGTTTTAGATAATTAGGTTTCTAGTGCATTGGATACAGTCCGACATATCCTACTAATATGCGATGAAGCTTCAAACTATGTGCAGTTTGAAGCTTCATCGCACCGCTTATAGCCGTCGCCTGCTGCTGTGAAAACAAGGCTGTGATTGACCTTGTTTTATGCACTATTTTCGTTTTTTAATTATTCTTGATAGCGAGGGTAATCACTGTAGCCAATGGCAGTGCCACCATACATCGTGGCAGGATCTACTTCATTGAGTGACCAATTATTGGCTATGCGTTCAGGTAAATCGGGATTAGCAATAAAAGGACGACCAAAAGCAAATAAATCACCATAACCTTTAGATAATATATCGACCGACTTTTGCACAGTGTACTTACCTGCATAAATAATACGTTGTGAAAACTCAGCTCTGACGGCTTGATAAAAAGGCTCTGGTAAATCAGGCGCATTGTCCCAATCAGCCTCTGCAATGGATAAGTAAGCAATGCCCGCTTGTTCAAGAACCTTAATCGCTTCAATATAGGTATGATGAGGATCTGCTTCTACCAGCCCTAGATACACACGAGTCTCATTAGTACTTGCAAATAAAGGCGCAAAACGTACGCCTAAACGATCAGCACCAACCACATCACTGACGGCAGCAACCACTTCTTTTAAAAAACGCAGACGATTGGTCAGCGAACCACCATATTGATCATCACGTGTATTGCTATGCTCAGAGATAAATTGATTCACCAAATAGCCATTGGCACAGTGTAGCTCTACCCCATCGAAACCCGCTTCTAGTGCGTTGCGCGCGGCTTGTGCGTACATAGCGACCAGTTCACCCACTTCTTCTGTGCTCAGTGCGCGTGGCTCACTTGGGTCGGCTAAAGCGCCCTCGCCTGGACCTGTCTCAATAAATACTTTGACGTTATTAGCGGTGATAGCAGATGGAGCGATAGGCTGATTTTGATTTGGCTGTAAGTTGGTATGAGACACGCGTCCAACGTGCCACAGCTGAGCAAAAATAATACCACCTTTAGCATGTACTGCCTGCGTGACTTTTTTCCAGCCTTCAATTTGTGCTGGTGAATGAATCCCTGGCGTCCACGCATAACCTTGGCCTCTTGGCTCAATCTGTGTACCTTCAGTCACCATAAAACCTGCTGAGGCACGCTGTGCATAATAGCTTGCCATTAAATCATTAGGAATATTGCCAGGTTGCGTGCTACGACAGCGTGTCAAAGGCGGCAGCACGATACGGTTTTTAAGAGTATAAGGTCCAAGTTGTATAGAGGAAAATAATGTACTGGTATTTGGCATAGGTTGTTTCATAACACTCTCTTTTAAAGCAAACGGATAGGCTTATTCTTTGAGCCACATCCTTTTTTAAGGTTGAATGGCTGCGTAAGCAATGTTGGTCAGCATAGAGTTTTATGGGTACAATTAGAAACAAGCCTTTATTGTTTGGGATACAATTATTAATGGTACATAATATGAATGGTATGAATGGTATGAATGGTATGAATCGGCTTGATATCAAGCAGCTTAGAGTATTGCACGCACTGCTTGATCTACAAAATCTCTCACAAGTCGCGCGCAAAATGGGACTGACACAACAAGCGATTAGTGAGCAGTTGCGTAAGCTACGGGATTTGCTTGATGATCGTTTGTTTATTCGTCAAGGCAATAGCATGGTGGCAACCCCAAAAGCACTATCGATGCAGCAACCTATCGGCGATATATTAAAACAGTTGGAAGTGTTGTTAGAGCCAGAGGTGTTTACGCCGCAAACATACAAAGGCGTCTTTACGATTAGCGCAACCGACTATGCGACGCAGGCATTATTGCCGCAGTTGTTTAATATAACGCGCCGTGAAGCGCCTGATTTAAGGCTGATAGTGAGAGATTTTGCCTCAGACAATATCAATCAGCTTATTGCGGCAGGCGAACTTGATTTGCTGATTACTTTTCCAGAGTTTATCCCTGATAACTTATCCTATGTGACACTATTTGAAGAACAACATTTATGTGTGACAGGTTATAAAAACACCTTTGCAACAGATATCTTCACACTGGCGCAAGTTGCCGCACACCCGCAGCTGGTGGTATCACCTTCGCGTGCCAATTTGCGCGGCTCGCATGATCAATGGTTTGCAGAAAAAGGGCTCAAACGCCATATTGTGATGTCAGTTCCTAGCTTCTCAGCAGTGCCAGATATCCTGCACACTACCGATATGATTGCCTTTTATCCTTCACGGTTATTACCAAACAATAAAGTTAAAGAGCTTAAAGTCGAAGCATTACCGCCTACCTTTAAGGTAATCGCGGCATGGCATCCACGTACCAGCGACAGCGGTATACATCGCTGGTTAATTGAACAATTACAAAACTTATAATGTATAGGATTGGCCAATCTTAAAGTTATCTTATTGAATATGCAGACTAACCCTATATCCTATGCAATACTCTCAAAAGAAGATATCAAATCTTTATCGGCGATGGATTGATCAATATTGCAGACTGCACGCTTACCAAATGCACCAAGATTGTAGTCTGCAAATTCATAATATAGAGTCATCACATCACCCATAATCAGTTTTGCTAAGTGGCGCCTTACTTTATCCTAATTGCTGTTAAATCAAGGCTGTTCTTTATCAACAAAAATCAATGTACGTACACCACTATTTCCATAAACATGTGCCTATACACTTAAAATGCATTGAATAACCGTAATAATCTCCGCATAATATGCATTGAATAGCATGATTAATCACCGTATCCTCTGAGAAAAATGATGAAATATGTGACCTACAATCATGAAAAACCAGATTGGACAAAGTGGCGCTGGTCAGATAAACAGTTGCTACCATTGGTTAGCCGTGTACGGATATTACAAGGCCATCTGCTAGGACAGCTATCAACATTAGGGTTTGACTTAAACGTTGAAGCACAGTTGGATGCAGTGACACTTGAAGTGGTTAAAACATCTGAGATTGAAGGTGAGACGCTGAATAATGAGCAGGTGCGCTCTTCTGTTGCGCGTCACTTGGGTATAGACACTAGTGACATGCCAGCAGCGACGCGTGAGATTGATGCCATCGTTGAGATGATGCTCGCAGCCACCTATAGCTATCAATCGCCGCTGGCACTGACTGACTTGTTGGGGTGGCATCACGCTTTGTTTCCAACAGGATATAGTGGTCTGTATCGTATTAACACGGGGGGAATCCGTGATGATAGCAAAGGGCCTATGCAAGTAGTCTCTGGTGGCTACGGACGCGAGCAGGTTCATTTCGTAGCACCAAGTGCTGATAGACTACCTATAGAATTAGAGCGTTTCTTGTTATGGTTCAATACAGCAACTGATGAGCAGGATAATTTAGATCTGGTTATCAAAGCAGGTATCGCTCATTTATGGTTTGTCACATTACACCCTTTTGATGATGGCAATGGCCGCTTAACTCGTGCCATCACCGAGCGTGTGCTAGCGCAAAGTGATGATAGTCAGCAGCGCTTCTATAGTATGTCGGCCCAAATACTCAAGCAGCGTAATGACTATTACAAAATACTAGAGCGCACGCAAAAAGGCGACTCGGATGTGACTGAGTGGCTAATTTGGTTTTTACAGACACTAGAGCAAGCACTGTTATCTGCACAGACAACAACCAATAAGATTATTAGCAAAGCAGGTTTTTGGCAAACGCATCGTCAACAAGCGCTAAATACAAGACAGGTGACTGTGCTCAATATTTTACTGACGAACTTTTATGGCAAACTGACGACCAAAAAATGGGCGACGATCACTAAGTGTTCAGCTGATACTGCATTAAGGGACATTAATGACTTAGTAGAAAAAGGCATGTTAAAAAAATCTGATGCCTCAGGGCGTAGTACGAGTTATGAGGTGATGCTGTAAACTCAATAACCTAACATAAATACAGCGTACTACCCTGCTTGCCAGCCTATTACACCTTTTCTGAAACAGTCAATCATTTCAGAGTAGTAATATTGAACCCTTATCATAACAGGTGGTGGCATCGATTGAAGCATAGCTTATATGAAATGTATGAGATACATGATGTGGCTAATACTAAAGCTCAGCACATAAAAAACCCTTTAAGCGATAGATGATAGCACTTAAAGGGTTTAGATTCGGTTGGATTTAATACCCATTTTTAACTACGGGCTAACGCGAAAATAGGCTGCCCATATTCAACGTTCTGTCCACTTTCAACCAAAACTGCCGTGACAATAGCTTCTTGATTACTAATCACTGGCTGCAAACGGGTCAATTCGTCAATGAAGCAAATGGTTTGACCTTTTTGAATATAGTCTCCTTCTTTGACTAAGTTGTCTGTTGCATCGTCTTCACTTAAGTAGACCTGTCCCACGTAAGTGGCACATACTTGCAAGACATCATCACCCTTCTGTTCAGGCTCATGAGTAGGCGTGGCATCTATAGAATTAGAGCTGACACTACTCTGCACACCTAGATTGTTAACCACCTTAATAGACTGCCCGTTGTCTGCAATCGTGACTTCATGCAACTGACTACTTTCAATCAGTTTGACCACACGTGCTATTTGCTCTATATCCATAATACATTCCTTACCTTAATTTTTTAATTCATGCCAAGGTATTTAGCAATGGTCATGACGCTCAAAATACTCATGACGATGGCGATTAACCAACCAAATACCGCAATCCAAATAGGGTGCTTATAATTGCCAACGATATTTTTTCTGTAGGCGGCAATCAGAATAATGACCATAGCGATAGGTAAAACCAAACCATTTAACGTACCGACCAATACCAGTACTTGTGCAGGCTTACCGATAGTGGCAAATACCATTGTTGAGATAACGATGAAACCAATAATAAAGTAGCGTTTGTGCTTTTCAATGAATGGATGAAAGTTGGTCATAAAAGACACAGAGGTATAAGCAGCACCAATAACCGAGGTCACAGAAGCAGCCCAAATCACCATACCAAAGATAACTTTACCTGCATTTCCTAAAATATATTCAAAAGGCGACATGGCTGGGTTGGCGGGATCCAATGCAAAGCCTTGAGACACCACACCTAATACCGCAAGGAATAAAAACACGCGAATCACAGAGGCAATTAAAATACCAGAGACAGAGCTTCTGGTCACTGAGCTTAAGTTCTCTTCTCCGCTGACACCTGCTTCTAATAAGCGATGCGCACCTGAGAAGGTAATATAACCGCCAACCGTACCACCTACTAGCGTCACGATAGCGACTGCATCAATCTTGTCAGGCATGATGGTTTTACTGACGGCTTCTGCTAATGGTGGGTCAGATTTAAAGACCACATAAATGACCAATACAATAAGGATAAAGCCCATCAACTGAGCGAATTTATCCATCATAGGACCCGTTTCTCGGCCCAAAAATATGGCGACTGCAATCACACCACTAATCAGCGCACCTGTGATAGGCGACATATTAAACATGGACTGCATACCAAGTCCTGCACCGCCAATATTACCAATATTGAAAGCAAGACCACCCGCAATAATCAAAAAAGCGAGCAAGTAACCGACACCAGGGAACACCAAGTTGGCGATTTCCTGTGCACGTTTTTTGGAGACAGCGACTACTCGCCAAACGTTAAGCTGGACCCCAATGTCCATAATAATAGATATTAAGATAACAAAGCCAAAACTTGCCATTAGGCTTTCGGTGAATGTGGCGGTTTGGGTCAAAAACCCTGGCCCTACTGCTGATGTGGCCATCAGAAAGGCCGCGCCTAAAATGGCGGTATTGTGTTTTTTTAGGGTACTCATAAACATCCTTGTTCTATATGGGATTATTTAATCAAATGATTAGTGGGCTGATATCTTGATATCTTGATACCTTTAAGCTCTAGTTGTTTCTTTATTTCTTGTGCAAACAAAATGGCGTGTTCACCATCCCCATGTAAGCAGATGCTTTGCGCCTCTACGGGTACGATTTGGCCACAAACACTGGTGACGGTCCCTTCAGTAATCATCTGCAACACATGCTTAATCGCATCATCTGTATCGGTTATCAGGGCATTGTCTTTACTACGAGAGACCAATGAGCCGTCTTTTTCATAGTTTCTATCGGCAAACACTTCTGATATTGCCTCTAAACCATGCTTTTTGGCTGACTTAACCAAATAGCCGCCAGACAAACCCATGACCTTTAGATTTGGATCAAATCGTTTGATTTCACTCACTAAAATATCTGATAGTGCTTCATCAATTGCGGCTTGGTTGTACAACGCACCATGCGGTTTAACATACTCTAAAGGTACACCCACCAAATCACAGAGCGCTTTGGTTGCCCCCAACTGATACACCAACAAAGCACGGTAGTTGGCTTCACTTAACGGCTGATGAATACGGCCAAAGTTTTCTCTATCGTTTAGACCAGGATGCGCGCCTACGCTCACGTTGTTTTCTTTTGCCAATTGCAACGTTGCTAGCATCTCGCTATAAGACCCAGCGTGAAGGCCGCAGCAGACATTCGCTGAGCTGACTATCGTTAATAATTTATCATCTTGCCCGCAGCCTTCAGCCACATCAGCATTTAAATCAATTTTCATTGGCATACTCCTTTATTTGATCAATATAATGTTGTCTTTT
This window of the Psychrobacter arcticus 273-4 genome carries:
- a CDS encoding MgtC/SapB family protein: MNFIIVNTFTIEPVQNLITATTAALGCGLLIGLERERSKQRGNQHSFAGIRSFAICSLLGAICFSFGFFIGLIGALIVGSISIISINKQIEDPGVTTELAFILTYFIGGLCLWHISYAAALTVVLTFLLMTKHSMHGVATKWITELEFKDGIFLLALLLIALPLTPNRALWGSVLNPYIILKLLTLVLAIQALAHMAKRLLSSRHAMFLSALASGFVSSTATIASLGIEVRHGRADAKENAGAALISCVATLVQLLIIVAGVSFTWLKILLFPSIIAIIILIIPGIWLMRKTRSGEKVKLTDTPMFSLKEAGIIVVTLTIIQVIVYGLSLWLGDAGLIAGTVLTSIFEIHAAMAAVVMQGNPTNHILLLALLLGLATHAISKSINAAITGGFQYALAFVPTQIIHMTVLIILIYTMTNN
- a CDS encoding NRAMP family divalent metal transporter; this encodes MSTLKKHNTAILGAAFLMATSAVGPGFLTQTATFTESLMASFGFVILISIIMDIGVQLNVWRVVAVSKKRAQEIANLVFPGVGYLLAFLIIAGGLAFNIGNIGGAGLGMQSMFNMSPITGALISGVIAVAIFLGRETGPMMDKFAQLMGFILIVLVIYVVFKSDPPLAEAVSKTIMPDKIDAVAIVTLVGGTVGGYITFSGAHRLLEAGVSGEENLSSVTRSSVSGILIASVIRVFLFLAVLGVVSQGFALDPANPAMSPFEYILGNAGKVIFGMVIWAASVTSVIGAAYTSVSFMTNFHPFIEKHKRYFIIGFIVISTMVFATIGKPAQVLVLVGTLNGLVLPIAMVIILIAAYRKNIVGNYKHPIWIAVFGWLIAIVMSILSVMTIAKYLGMN
- the pxpA gene encoding 5-oxoprolinase subunit PxpA produces the protein MKIDLNADVAEGCGQDDKLLTIVSSANVCCGLHAGSYSEMLATLQLAKENNVSVGAHPGLNDRENFGRIHQPLSEANYRALLVYQLGATKALCDLVGVPLEYVKPHGALYNQAAIDEALSDILVSEIKRFDPNLKVMGLSGGYLVKSAKKHGLEAISEVFADRNYEKDGSLVSRSKDNALITDTDDAIKHVLQMITEGTVTSVCGQIVPVEAQSICLHGDGEHAILFAQEIKKQLELKGIKISRYQPTNHLIK
- a CDS encoding alkene reductase, with product MKQPMPNTSTLFSSIQLGPYTLKNRIVLPPLTRCRSTQPGNIPNDLMASYYAQRASAGFMVTEGTQIEPRGQGYAWTPGIHSPAQIEGWKKVTQAVHAKGGIIFAQLWHVGRVSHTNLQPNQNQPIAPSAITANNVKVFIETGPGEGALADPSEPRALSTEEVGELVAMYAQAARNALEAGFDGVELHCANGYLVNQFISEHSNTRDDQYGGSLTNRLRFLKEVVAAVSDVVGADRLGVRFAPLFASTNETRVYLGLVEADPHHTYIEAIKVLEQAGIAYLSIAEADWDNAPDLPEPFYQAVRAEFSQRIIYAGKYTVQKSVDILSKGYGDLFAFGRPFIANPDLPERIANNWSLNEVDPATMYGGTAIGYSDYPRYQE
- a CDS encoding acetyl-CoA carboxylase biotin carboxyl carrier protein — translated: MDIEQIARVVKLIESSQLHEVTIADNGQSIKVVNNLGVQSSVSSNSIDATPTHEPEQKGDDVLQVCATYVGQVYLSEDDATDNLVKEGDYIQKGQTICFIDELTRLQPVISNQEAIVTAVLVESGQNVEYGQPIFALARS
- a CDS encoding LysR family transcriptional regulator, which translates into the protein MGTIRNKPLLFGIQLLMVHNMNGMNGMNGMNRLDIKQLRVLHALLDLQNLSQVARKMGLTQQAISEQLRKLRDLLDDRLFIRQGNSMVATPKALSMQQPIGDILKQLEVLLEPEVFTPQTYKGVFTISATDYATQALLPQLFNITRREAPDLRLIVRDFASDNINQLIAAGELDLLITFPEFIPDNLSYVTLFEEQHLCVTGYKNTFATDIFTLAQVAAHPQLVVSPSRANLRGSHDQWFAEKGLKRHIVMSVPSFSAVPDILHTTDMIAFYPSRLLPNNKVKELKVEALPPTFKVIAAWHPRTSDSGIHRWLIEQLQNL
- a CDS encoding Fic family protein, which translates into the protein MKYVTYNHEKPDWTKWRWSDKQLLPLVSRVRILQGHLLGQLSTLGFDLNVEAQLDAVTLEVVKTSEIEGETLNNEQVRSSVARHLGIDTSDMPAATREIDAIVEMMLAATYSYQSPLALTDLLGWHHALFPTGYSGLYRINTGGIRDDSKGPMQVVSGGYGREQVHFVAPSADRLPIELERFLLWFNTATDEQDNLDLVIKAGIAHLWFVTLHPFDDGNGRLTRAITERVLAQSDDSQQRFYSMSAQILKQRNDYYKILERTQKGDSDVTEWLIWFLQTLEQALLSAQTTTNKIISKAGFWQTHRQQALNTRQVTVLNILLTNFYGKLTTKKWATITKCSADTALRDINDLVEKGMLKKSDASGRSTSYEVML